A window of the Parabacteroides merdae ATCC 43184 genome harbors these coding sequences:
- a CDS encoding M23 family metallopeptidase, with amino-acid sequence MNKSIVLYLLLAGLLTCFSCTHTKQQPEEEGVDSEWLDSLQHVYQYGICIDSLDVTEYKMRNGDNPAAIFSALGFSALKADSITKASIHVLNPTKLRAGMNYYTFTTQDSVADIRYIAFAKSLVDYAVIDLTGDSILAYEFNKPITIKRHYTEGTINSSLWNVIKASGADPLLAIKISDVYAWQIDFFDVKEGDSFRVLYDVAYIDDTTALNITSIEGAVFTHQGKDFTAIPFTQDSVFEYFDLEGNSLRKAFLKAPLDFFRITSRFTNARFHPILKRYRAHHGVDYAAPVGTEVKSIGAGTVIAKGYMGGGGHTLKVKHNSVYTTSYMHLSKYAKDIQVGSHVEQGQVIGYVGSTGLSTGPHLDFRVYKNGQPINPLQMEAPPSLPVKPELRDSFAIVKQTVLAELDSMRVKNNL; translated from the coding sequence ATGAATAAGAGCATCGTCCTATATTTGTTACTCGCAGGACTGCTTACCTGCTTTTCCTGCACACATACGAAACAACAACCCGAAGAAGAAGGAGTCGACAGCGAATGGCTGGACAGCCTGCAACACGTATATCAATATGGCATCTGCATCGACTCGTTGGACGTGACGGAGTACAAGATGAGAAACGGCGATAATCCCGCCGCAATCTTTTCAGCCCTCGGTTTCTCCGCCTTGAAAGCAGACAGCATTACGAAAGCCTCCATCCATGTTCTGAACCCGACCAAACTCCGTGCGGGTATGAACTATTATACATTTACAACTCAGGACAGCGTTGCCGATATACGTTATATCGCCTTTGCCAAATCACTTGTCGATTATGCCGTCATCGACCTGACAGGCGATTCGATCCTGGCATACGAATTCAACAAGCCTATTACCATCAAACGCCATTACACAGAAGGGACAATCAATTCTTCCCTTTGGAACGTGATCAAGGCAAGTGGAGCGGACCCGTTACTGGCGATCAAGATTTCGGATGTATATGCCTGGCAGATCGACTTTTTCGATGTAAAAGAAGGAGACTCATTCCGGGTGTTGTACGACGTTGCCTATATAGACGACACGACAGCCCTGAATATCACCTCCATCGAGGGAGCCGTCTTCACGCATCAAGGAAAAGATTTTACAGCCATACCATTCACCCAGGATAGCGTTTTCGAATATTTCGATCTTGAAGGGAACAGCCTCAGGAAGGCTTTCCTGAAGGCTCCGTTGGACTTCTTCCGCATCACATCGCGTTTCACGAACGCCCGCTTCCATCCGATCCTGAAACGCTATCGGGCACATCATGGAGTAGACTATGCGGCTCCCGTCGGAACGGAAGTCAAGAGTATCGGAGCGGGGACCGTCATCGCCAAAGGCTATATGGGCGGAGGAGGCCATACGCTGAAAGTAAAACATAACTCCGTATATACGACTTCCTATATGCACCTGAGCAAATATGCCAAAGACATACAAGTCGGCAGCCATGTCGAGCAGGGACAGGTTATCGGCTACGTTGGCTCGACAGGGCTTTCGACAGGGCCTCACCTCGATTTCCGGGTATATAAGAACGGACAGCCGATCAACCCGTTACAGATGGAAGCTCCGCCTTCGCTGCCGGTCAAACCGGAACTGCGCGACAGCTTTGCCATCGTGAAGCAGACGGTGTTGGCAGAATTGGACAGCATGAGAGTAAAAAATAATTTATAA